The genomic stretch ACGCCGCATCCGGCGGCCCTGCATAGACAATCCTTATTGGATGCCATGAATGGCACGGACCGGGACGTCTCAAGCAGTCACCCGGCGGCCAGCGCGTCAGCGGCAAAGTAAGGCAGGCACGGGAGTGTCGGAGGCGTCCGCGCTCATCCGATACTTCAGCTTATCTCCGTCTCGTCAGCAAAATCCCAGACCCGCAGCACCCCCGGTTTAACCCGAACCAGCACGAGGTCGGCCTCGCGGAAGGGCTCAACATAGGCCGGTCCCCGCTTGGCTCCCAGATAGCGCACGGCGATCCGCCGGGTGGTCTCAAACGCGTCCGCTCGCTCGATACTGGCCTCCCCGCGCACCTCAATCCCCCGGTAGGGAGGGCTATCTTCGGCGACGCTGATACTCACTCTGGCATCACGCCGAACGTGACGGGCCTTGATATCCTCGTTCGCCACCGCAACCGTAAAGCCGCCGTCTTTCCACTCGTGCCAGACGGGGGACATCAGGACCGTCCCGTCTTTGAAATGGGTCGCCAGGGTTGCGCATTTGGGTTGATCCAGGAAGTCTCCCAGATCTTCGAGACGTAGATTTTTTCGCATGATTCTCCCCTACTGCCGGGCATCTACGGGTACACGCAGGGCCGCGTGGACCACTCGTACACAACGCCTTCGGCCGTCAACCGGCCGGACGCCGAAGCGAGAGCCGACGTTTCAATCTTCCTCACAACAGTAGCCGGTATCTCACCCGGGTTTACCAGCCGCCCGTCAATAAAAATATCGACCACCAGGTCGGGTCCGCTGTCTGTTTCCATCAGTCTAGTCGTCCGAAAAGCCGCACACCTTGGCGCCGCGCACCGAAGCCGGCTTCTCGGTACAGCGCGTATACCAGGCGACCACATTGGGGAAATCCGCGTCCAGCTTCAGATCTTCCCACGCCCCATAGCCCCAGTCGAGGCAGCCGACCCAGGGAAAGGTCGCGATGTCGGCGATCGTGTATTCATCGTCCATCACATAGTCCCGGCCGTCCAAACGTTTTTCCAGCACGCCCAGGAGCCGCCGGGCTTCATTGGTATAGCGCTCGGTCGGATACGGAATACGCTCTTTGGCAAATTTATAGAAGTGGCCGAACTGCCCGAACATGGGACCGACCCCGGCCATCTGAAAAAACAGCCACTGGATGCACTCGCTACGCCGGTGGGGGTCAGCCGGCAGCAGCCTGCCCGTCTTCTCCGCCAGGTATAACAGCATGGCCCCGGACTCAAAGATGGACAGCGGTTTCCCGCCCGGACCGTCAGGGTNNNNNNNNNNNNNNNNNNNNNNNNNNNNNNNNNNNCGACCATGGCGGGGATTTTCGAGTTGG from Gemmatimonadota bacterium encodes the following:
- a CDS encoding TIGR03618 family F420-dependent PPOX class oxidoreductase codes for the protein MRKNLRLEDLGDFLDQPKCATLATHFKDGTVLMSPVWHEWKDGGFTVAVANEDIKARHVRRDARVSISVAEDSPPYRGIEVRGEASIERADAFETTRRIAVRYLGAKRGPAYVEPFREADLVLVRVKPGVLRVWDFADETEIS
- a CDS encoding glutathione binding-like protein, with product PDGPGGKPLSIFESGAMLLYLAEKTGRLLPADPHRRSECIQWLFFQMAGVGPMFGQFGHFYKFAKERIPYPTERYTNEARRLLGVLEKRLDGRDYVMDDEYTIADIATFPWVGCLDWGYGAWEDLKLDADFPNVVAWYTRCTEKPASVRGAKVCGFSDD